One genomic window of Struthio camelus isolate bStrCam1 chromosome 1, bStrCam1.hap1, whole genome shotgun sequence includes the following:
- the LOC104153846 gene encoding guanylyl cyclase-activating protein 1-like, whose translation MGNNSSSTVDDLQTIEIHHWYKKFMTECPSGQLTEHEFKQFFGLRGLDPEANEYIEQMFRTFDMNKDGYIDFMEYVAALSLVLRGKMEQKLRWYFKLYDVDGNGCIDRHELLNIIKAIRAINGGDHETSAEEFTNRVFNKIDVNGDGELSLDEFVEGARKDEEFMEVMMKSLDLSHIVAMINNRRHSV comes from the exons ATGGGGAACAATAGCAGCTCCACAGTGGATGACCTGCAGACTATTGAGATCCATCACTGGTACAAAAAGTTCATGACGGAGTGTCCTTCTGGACAGCTGACTGAGCATGAATTTAAACAGTTCTTTGGGCTTCGAGGGCTGGATCCAGAGGCCAATGAGTACATTGAGCAGATGTTCCGCACATTTGATATGAATAAG GATGGCTACATTGACTTCATGGAATATGTGGCTGCCCTCAGCCTCGTTCTCCGTGGGAAGATGGAACAGAAATTGCGATGGTATTTCAAACTCTATGATGTGGATGGCAATGGCTGCATTGATCGACATGAATTGCTCAACATCATTAAG gctatTCGAGCTATCAATGGTGGTGACCATGAAACCAGTGCAGAAGAGTTCACCAATCGAGTCTTTAACAAAATTGATGTGAATGGAGATG GTGAACTTTCTCTGGATGAATTTGTGGAAGGAGCTAGGAAAGATGAGGAGTTCATGGAGGTTATGATGAAAAGTTTGGACCTGTCCCACATTGTGGCCATGATCAACAACCGCCGGCACAGTGTATAA